Proteins found in one Pelmatolapia mariae isolate MD_Pm_ZW linkage group LG7, Pm_UMD_F_2, whole genome shotgun sequence genomic segment:
- the plekhg7 gene encoding pleckstrin homology domain-containing family G member 7 isoform X1 encodes MQPYNAFEVTMSSLKHVILQDKDTDNEQKLDWSYIEWAENEVVTTGVADAETQTDSPSFQHKESQTSNPVIMHIDLKRTHSKMRHLSLVNPDNSAPPFFQFDRQAPGRISTSPTLRRMRSTRRPQIDFREPHRMGSTQEEPSSASTGSPISPLSPGHRVNSPLAASPLSDGEADHQPVSSSGQQQSRSHRSKTFDNSITSVEQECHSAHPFLIKDNGFPEDEVQEKEPCHDRLYQRRRSSVVVSLPGLDVSPGDLFVSNGAADLLNDSNFTDTKKSKWPFSRRSTSKGKPQTCTVSDIEKYLSTTQIQDWRNSELQRYKDYSLAEFLQDQSSQVSASSDPQGFKRQETIWELFTSECVYFMDQLMVLKEVFSATLTNLQLTNCLTDIDSWRLFANLNELCLVSSGFLKSLLRVIKNMLEITEGGSPTLLDLLGKAFQESICHCLQTYCLNYSTALLYLDSLKPREDFGTYVKWCERSEQCRRLHLRDLLVAPLQRLTRYPLLLRNIAKRCQKEDETRGLELIAEQVDKSICDLEGKVKWLDNYQKVKQLRDALVWLPVWERDKRAFIPENLKHLLKAVTLDNLISHRSLLHEGKLVLTENAKLIEVYMFLFDEFLLITKIKRNKKRSIGPEQNPLKNLELDQMLKEGCTFTVLDQPISLDRLQLRNIDQLNASSSGLPHSFIVMHQNRYQQCIGAFILQAASEAVKRVWMSKIEGAVTALLKQDSQQARVKSSSLWLESSQI; translated from the exons ATGCAGCCCTACAATGCCTTTGAGGTTACAATGTCTTCTCTAAAGCACGTCATTCTGCAGGATAAGGACACGGACAATGAACAGAAGCTGGACTGGAGCTACATTGAATGGGCTGAAAATGAAGTTGTCACAACAGGTGTGGCGGATGCTGAGACGCAAACGGACTCGCCatcttttcagcacaaagagAGCCAGACCAGTAACCCAGTCATAATGCACATAGATCTCAAACGGACACACTCCAAAATGAGACATTTGTCTTTGGTAAACCCAGACAACTCGGCTCCAcctttctttcagtttgacCGCCAGGCTCCTGGACGTATCTCCACATCTCCCACcttgaggaggatgaggagcacCCGACGTCCTCAGATAGATTTTAGAGAGCCTCACAGGATGGGGAGCACCCAGGAAGAGCCATCATCTGCAAGCACGGGATCCCCCATAAGTCCCCTGTCACCAGGACACCGAGTAAATTCACCTCTTGCAGCGAGCCCACTCTCTGACGGGGAGGCCGATCATCAGCCAGTGTCATCCTCAGGCCAACAGCAAAGCAGATCGCATAGATCAAAGACTTTTGACAACAGTATCACTTCTGTGGAACAAGAATGTCACAGTGCTCATCCTTTTCTCATTAAAGACAATGGATTTCCTGAGGATGAAGTTCAG GAGAAGGAACCCTGCCATGATAG GCTTTATCAGAGGAGACGGAGCTCCGTTGTCGTGAGTTTGCCCGGCTTGGATGTTTCTCCAGGAGATCTTTTCGTGTCCAATGGAGCAGCTGACTTACTAAATGACTCAAACTTCACAG ATACCAAGAAGTCAAAGTGGCCTTTTTCGAGGCGTAGTACG agtAAAGGCAAGCCGCAGACATGCACGGTTTCAGATATTGAGAAATATCTCTCTACTACACAGATTCAAGACTGGAGAAACTCGGAGCTTCAGAGATATAAG GACTACTCTCTGGCTGAGTTCCTGCAAGACCAGTCTTCCCAGGTCAGTGCTTCCTCTGACCCTCAGGGCTTCAAGAGACAAGAGACCATCTGGGAGCTCTTCACCAGCgagtgtgtttacttcatggaTCAACTCATGGTTCTCAAAGAG GTGTTTTCGGCTACGCTCACAAACCTGCAGTTGACAAACTGCCTGACTGATATTGACTCATGGAGGCTGTTTGCGAATCTCAATGAGCTTTGCCTG GTGAGCTCAGGTTTCCTAAAGAGCCTCCTCCGCGTTATCAAGAACATGTTGGAGATTACTGAGGGTGGCAGTCCCACCCTGCTGGATCTGCTGGGGAAG GCTTTCCAGGAGAGCATATGCCACTGCCTGCAGACGTATTGCCTCAACTACTCCACGGCTCTTCTGTATCTGGACAGTCTGAAGCCCAGAGAGGACTTTGGGACTTACGTGAAG TGGTGTGAGAGGAGCGAGCAGTGCCGAAGGCTTCACCTGCGTGACCTGCTGGTGGCACCGCTGCAGAGGCTAACTCGATACCCGCTGCTGTTGCGGAATATCGCAAAAAGATGTCAGAAGGAGGACGAAACCCGAGGGCTGGAACTTATAGCAGAACAAGTGGACAAATCGATAT GTGATTTAGAAGGAAAGGTCAAATGGCTGGATAACTACCAGAAAGTGAAACAGTTGAGAGATGCCCTGGTTTGGCTGCCTGTATGGGAGAGGGACAAGCGTGCTTTCATCCCTGAG AATCTGAAACATCTTCTGAAGGCTGTCACACTGGATAATCTGATTTCTCACAGGAGTCTGCTGCACGAAGGGAAACTCGTCCTCACAG AGAACGCAAAGCTCATAGAGGTCTATATGTTCCTCTTTGATGAATTCTTGCTGATTAcaaagataaagagaaacaaGAAG AGGTCCATAGGTCCAGAGCAGAATCCTCTGAAAAACCTGGAGCTGGATCAGATGCTGAAGGAGGGATGCACCTTCACGGTTCTCGACCAGCCAATCTCTCTGGATCGACTCCAACTTAGAAACATCGATCAACTTAATGCCTCCT CATCGGGGTTGCCTCATTCTTTCATAGTAATGCACCAGAACCGCTACCAACAGTGTATTGGTGCATTCATCCTGCAAGCTGCGTCAGAGGCTGTCAAG AGAGTATGGATGTCAAAGATAGAGGGCGCAGTGACGGCGCTGCTGAAGCAGGACTCTCAGCAGGCGCGAGTAAAGAGCTCCTCACTGTGGCTGGAGTCTTCACAGATATGA
- the plekhg7 gene encoding pleckstrin homology domain-containing family G member 7 isoform X2, translating to MGRSIHQLTEKEPCHDRLYQRRRSSVVVSLPGLDVSPGDLFVSNGAADLLNDSNFTDTKKSKWPFSRRSTSKGKPQTCTVSDIEKYLSTTQIQDWRNSELQRYKDYSLAEFLQDQSSQVSASSDPQGFKRQETIWELFTSECVYFMDQLMVLKEVFSATLTNLQLTNCLTDIDSWRLFANLNELCLVSSGFLKSLLRVIKNMLEITEGGSPTLLDLLGKAFQESICHCLQTYCLNYSTALLYLDSLKPREDFGTYVKWCERSEQCRRLHLRDLLVAPLQRLTRYPLLLRNIAKRCQKEDETRGLELIAEQVDKSICDLEGKVKWLDNYQKVKQLRDALVWLPVWERDKRAFIPENLKHLLKAVTLDNLISHRSLLHEGKLVLTENAKLIEVYMFLFDEFLLITKIKRNKKRSIGPEQNPLKNLELDQMLKEGCTFTVLDQPISLDRLQLRNIDQLNASSSGLPHSFIVMHQNRYQQCIGAFILQAASEAVKRVWMSKIEGAVTALLKQDSQQARVKSSSLWLESSQI from the exons ATGGGGAGATCTATTCATCAGCTCACG GAGAAGGAACCCTGCCATGATAG GCTTTATCAGAGGAGACGGAGCTCCGTTGTCGTGAGTTTGCCCGGCTTGGATGTTTCTCCAGGAGATCTTTTCGTGTCCAATGGAGCAGCTGACTTACTAAATGACTCAAACTTCACAG ATACCAAGAAGTCAAAGTGGCCTTTTTCGAGGCGTAGTACG agtAAAGGCAAGCCGCAGACATGCACGGTTTCAGATATTGAGAAATATCTCTCTACTACACAGATTCAAGACTGGAGAAACTCGGAGCTTCAGAGATATAAG GACTACTCTCTGGCTGAGTTCCTGCAAGACCAGTCTTCCCAGGTCAGTGCTTCCTCTGACCCTCAGGGCTTCAAGAGACAAGAGACCATCTGGGAGCTCTTCACCAGCgagtgtgtttacttcatggaTCAACTCATGGTTCTCAAAGAG GTGTTTTCGGCTACGCTCACAAACCTGCAGTTGACAAACTGCCTGACTGATATTGACTCATGGAGGCTGTTTGCGAATCTCAATGAGCTTTGCCTG GTGAGCTCAGGTTTCCTAAAGAGCCTCCTCCGCGTTATCAAGAACATGTTGGAGATTACTGAGGGTGGCAGTCCCACCCTGCTGGATCTGCTGGGGAAG GCTTTCCAGGAGAGCATATGCCACTGCCTGCAGACGTATTGCCTCAACTACTCCACGGCTCTTCTGTATCTGGACAGTCTGAAGCCCAGAGAGGACTTTGGGACTTACGTGAAG TGGTGTGAGAGGAGCGAGCAGTGCCGAAGGCTTCACCTGCGTGACCTGCTGGTGGCACCGCTGCAGAGGCTAACTCGATACCCGCTGCTGTTGCGGAATATCGCAAAAAGATGTCAGAAGGAGGACGAAACCCGAGGGCTGGAACTTATAGCAGAACAAGTGGACAAATCGATAT GTGATTTAGAAGGAAAGGTCAAATGGCTGGATAACTACCAGAAAGTGAAACAGTTGAGAGATGCCCTGGTTTGGCTGCCTGTATGGGAGAGGGACAAGCGTGCTTTCATCCCTGAG AATCTGAAACATCTTCTGAAGGCTGTCACACTGGATAATCTGATTTCTCACAGGAGTCTGCTGCACGAAGGGAAACTCGTCCTCACAG AGAACGCAAAGCTCATAGAGGTCTATATGTTCCTCTTTGATGAATTCTTGCTGATTAcaaagataaagagaaacaaGAAG AGGTCCATAGGTCCAGAGCAGAATCCTCTGAAAAACCTGGAGCTGGATCAGATGCTGAAGGAGGGATGCACCTTCACGGTTCTCGACCAGCCAATCTCTCTGGATCGACTCCAACTTAGAAACATCGATCAACTTAATGCCTCCT CATCGGGGTTGCCTCATTCTTTCATAGTAATGCACCAGAACCGCTACCAACAGTGTATTGGTGCATTCATCCTGCAAGCTGCGTCAGAGGCTGTCAAG AGAGTATGGATGTCAAAGATAGAGGGCGCAGTGACGGCGCTGCTGAAGCAGGACTCTCAGCAGGCGCGAGTAAAGAGCTCCTCACTGTGGCTGGAGTCTTCACAGATATGA
- the plekhg7 gene encoding pleckstrin homology domain-containing family G member 7 isoform X3 yields the protein MKRLYQRRRSSVVVSLPGLDVSPGDLFVSNGAADLLNDSNFTDTKKSKWPFSRRSTSKGKPQTCTVSDIEKYLSTTQIQDWRNSELQRYKDYSLAEFLQDQSSQVSASSDPQGFKRQETIWELFTSECVYFMDQLMVLKEVFSATLTNLQLTNCLTDIDSWRLFANLNELCLVSSGFLKSLLRVIKNMLEITEGGSPTLLDLLGKAFQESICHCLQTYCLNYSTALLYLDSLKPREDFGTYVKWCERSEQCRRLHLRDLLVAPLQRLTRYPLLLRNIAKRCQKEDETRGLELIAEQVDKSICDLEGKVKWLDNYQKVKQLRDALVWLPVWERDKRAFIPENLKHLLKAVTLDNLISHRSLLHEGKLVLTENAKLIEVYMFLFDEFLLITKIKRNKKRSIGPEQNPLKNLELDQMLKEGCTFTVLDQPISLDRLQLRNIDQLNASSSGLPHSFIVMHQNRYQQCIGAFILQAASEAVKRVWMSKIEGAVTALLKQDSQQARVKSSSLWLESSQI from the exons ATGAAGAG GCTTTATCAGAGGAGACGGAGCTCCGTTGTCGTGAGTTTGCCCGGCTTGGATGTTTCTCCAGGAGATCTTTTCGTGTCCAATGGAGCAGCTGACTTACTAAATGACTCAAACTTCACAG ATACCAAGAAGTCAAAGTGGCCTTTTTCGAGGCGTAGTACG agtAAAGGCAAGCCGCAGACATGCACGGTTTCAGATATTGAGAAATATCTCTCTACTACACAGATTCAAGACTGGAGAAACTCGGAGCTTCAGAGATATAAG GACTACTCTCTGGCTGAGTTCCTGCAAGACCAGTCTTCCCAGGTCAGTGCTTCCTCTGACCCTCAGGGCTTCAAGAGACAAGAGACCATCTGGGAGCTCTTCACCAGCgagtgtgtttacttcatggaTCAACTCATGGTTCTCAAAGAG GTGTTTTCGGCTACGCTCACAAACCTGCAGTTGACAAACTGCCTGACTGATATTGACTCATGGAGGCTGTTTGCGAATCTCAATGAGCTTTGCCTG GTGAGCTCAGGTTTCCTAAAGAGCCTCCTCCGCGTTATCAAGAACATGTTGGAGATTACTGAGGGTGGCAGTCCCACCCTGCTGGATCTGCTGGGGAAG GCTTTCCAGGAGAGCATATGCCACTGCCTGCAGACGTATTGCCTCAACTACTCCACGGCTCTTCTGTATCTGGACAGTCTGAAGCCCAGAGAGGACTTTGGGACTTACGTGAAG TGGTGTGAGAGGAGCGAGCAGTGCCGAAGGCTTCACCTGCGTGACCTGCTGGTGGCACCGCTGCAGAGGCTAACTCGATACCCGCTGCTGTTGCGGAATATCGCAAAAAGATGTCAGAAGGAGGACGAAACCCGAGGGCTGGAACTTATAGCAGAACAAGTGGACAAATCGATAT GTGATTTAGAAGGAAAGGTCAAATGGCTGGATAACTACCAGAAAGTGAAACAGTTGAGAGATGCCCTGGTTTGGCTGCCTGTATGGGAGAGGGACAAGCGTGCTTTCATCCCTGAG AATCTGAAACATCTTCTGAAGGCTGTCACACTGGATAATCTGATTTCTCACAGGAGTCTGCTGCACGAAGGGAAACTCGTCCTCACAG AGAACGCAAAGCTCATAGAGGTCTATATGTTCCTCTTTGATGAATTCTTGCTGATTAcaaagataaagagaaacaaGAAG AGGTCCATAGGTCCAGAGCAGAATCCTCTGAAAAACCTGGAGCTGGATCAGATGCTGAAGGAGGGATGCACCTTCACGGTTCTCGACCAGCCAATCTCTCTGGATCGACTCCAACTTAGAAACATCGATCAACTTAATGCCTCCT CATCGGGGTTGCCTCATTCTTTCATAGTAATGCACCAGAACCGCTACCAACAGTGTATTGGTGCATTCATCCTGCAAGCTGCGTCAGAGGCTGTCAAG AGAGTATGGATGTCAAAGATAGAGGGCGCAGTGACGGCGCTGCTGAAGCAGGACTCTCAGCAGGCGCGAGTAAAGAGCTCCTCACTGTGGCTGGAGTCTTCACAGATATGA